The following nucleotide sequence is from Streptomyces caniferus.
GCCGGGCAGCGGCGAGTACGGCCCGTCGCGGGTGACGTCCGCCAGGCTGACCCGCCAGGCGAAGGTGTCCCAGCCGGCACCCGGCGGCTGGACGGCGACCTCCCGGGTCACCCCGCCGCCGTTGCTCCACGGCGTGGCGTGGCGCCCCTCCGCCCGCAGGATCCGCACTCTTCGGACCTTCCTCACGTAACGGGCGTCACGCCCAGCGGAACCGACCTCGCACCAGGCGTCACACCGTCAGCACGATCTTGCCGAACAGCTCGCCCTCGGCCATCTTCGTGAACCCCTCGCGCGCCCGGTCCAGCGGCAGCGTCGAGTCGATGACCGGCCGGATGCCCTTGGCCGCGCAGAAGCTGAGCAGCGACGCCAGCTCCTCCTTGCTGCCCATCGTGGAGCCGACGATCTTCAGCTCCAGGAAGAAGATCCGGTTGAGCTCCCCGCTCTTCGGGGTGAAGCCGCTGGTGGCACCCGAGATGACCAGAGTGCCGTGGGGGCGCAGCGACTTGACGGAGTGCGACCAGGTCGCGGCGCCGACGGTCTCGATCACCGCGTCCACCCGGTGCGGCAGCCGCTCGCCGGTCGCGAACACCGCCTCGGCGCCCAGCTCCAGCGCGCGCTTGCGCTTGGCCTCGTCCCGGCTGGTGGCGAAGACCCGCAGCCCCGCGGCGGCACCCAGCACGATGGCCGCGGTCGCGACGCCGCCGCCGGCGCCCTGCACCAGCACGCTGTCCCCGGGCCGTACGCCCGCGTTGGTGAACAGCATCCGGTAGGCGGTCAGCCAGGCGGTCGGCAGACAGGCCGCCTCCGCGAAGGACAGCTCCTTCGGCTTGGGCAGGACGTTCCAGGAGGGGACGGTGACCTGCTCGGCGAAGGTGCCCTGGTAGCGCTCGGTGAGGATGGAGGGCTTCTCCTTGGGGCCGACGCCGTGCCCGGTCTGCCCGATGACGGAGTGCAGGACGACCTCGTTGCCGTCCTCGTCGACACCGGCGGCATCGCAGCCGAGGATCATCGGCAGCGCCTCGTCGGTGATGCCCACCCCGCGCAGCGACCACAGGTCGTGGTGGTTGAGGGAGGCGGCCTTGACGTTGACGGTCGTCCAGCCGGGGCGTACGTCGGGGGCCGGGCGCTCCCCCAATTCGAGGCCGTTCAGCGGCTGGTCACGGTCGATGCGGGCGGCATAGGCAGCAAACATGATCCCAACGTAGGCCGCGGCGGGGCGCCGCGGTACCGCGCAGGGGTGTGACACGCGCCGCGCCGTGCCACCGGGACGGGCCGGGCCCGCACCCGTGTGGGTGCGGGCCCGGCCCGTGGGTGGGGAATCCGCGACGGCGCGGTCAGCGGCGCGCCACGCCCTCCGCACGGGCGGCGGCCGCGACGGCGGCGGTGACGGCCGGGGCGACCCGCTCGTCGAACGGCGAGGGGATGACCCGGTCGGCGCTGAGTTCGTCGGCGACGACGGCGGCCAGGGCCTCGGCGGCGGCGAGCTTCATGCCCTCCGTGATCCGGCTGGCCCGCACCTGCATGGCACCGGCGAAGATGCCCGGGAAGGCCAGCACGTTGTTGATCTGGTTCGGGTAGTCGCTGCGCCCGGTGGCGACCACGGCCGCGTACTTGTGCGCGATGTCAGGGTGGATCTCCGGCGTCGGGTTGGCCATCGCGAAGATCAGCGAGTTCTTCGCCATCTTGGCCACGGCTGCTTCCGGCACCGTGCCGCCGGAGACGCCGATGAAGACGTCGGCGCCGTCCAGCGCGTCCTCCAGCGAACCGGTCAGCCGGCCCTTGTTGGTGAAGCCGGCCACATCGCGCTTGACGTCCGTGAGGTCGCCGCGGTCGGTGGAGACCACGCCCTTGCGGTCGCAGACCGCGACATCGCCGATGCCCGCCTCGATGAGGATCTTGGCGATGGCGACGCCCGCCGCACCGGCGCCCGAGATGACCGCCCGCAGCTGGCCGAGCGACCGGTCCGTGAGCTTGGCGGCGTTGCGCAGGGCGGCCAGCGTGACCACGGCGGTGCCGTGCTGGTCGTCGTGGAAGACCGGAATGTCCAGCCGCTCCTGGAGCCGGCGCTCGATCTCGAAGCAACGGGGCGCCGAGATGTCCTCCAGATTGACCCCGCCGAAGGACGGGGCCATACGGACGACGGTCTCGATGATCTCGTCGGTGTCGGTGGTGCCGAGCGCGATCGGCACCGCGTCGACGCCGCCGAACTGCTTGAACAGGATGGCCTTGCCCTCCATCACGGGGAGGGAGGCCTCCGGGCCGATGTCGCCCAGGCCCAGCACCGCGGTGCCGTCCGTGACGACGGCGACGACCTGGGACTTCCATGTGTAGTCGTGGACGAGCTCCGGCTGCTCGGCGATGGCGCTGCACACCTTGGCGACGCCCGGCGTGTACGCGAGGGACAGGTCGTCCTTGTCGCGGACCGGCACGGTCGCCTGGATGGCCATTTTGCCGCCGCGATGCAGCGCGAAAGCCGGATCGAAGGCGTCGTCGGGAGCACTGCCCGCGCCCGCGCCGGTATTGCTGTCGCTGCGAGGATTGACGATCTCCGCTGCCACTTGTCTTACCCCTTTTATTCGTAAATCTGCTGAGGGTGGCCACTCCCTGGTTGAGGGGTGGGCGGGCACCGCGTCCGCGCCGTGCGTGGCAGATGGCCGCCGCGCGCGGGGAGGTACGGACGCCGGGCGCGCCGCACACGCGCCCTGAGCCCCGGATGAGGGGTGTAACGCACCTTTCTACCCGACGGGCGCGGGCCCCGACGAGTCAGATTCCTTACCCTCGGGTTCAGAGTTCCGACAATAACCGCCAAATGCGCAAAAAACTCAGAAGGGCCATCCCCCCACGGTCCGGATTCCGAGACGCCGGGATCGGGCCACTGGGCCTTGGCATCCACGGAGTCGAGGGCTCCCCTTGCGGCACAAGGGCGCCACCTCGTCTTCTCCGTCCGTTATCCGATTTTGACCATTACGACAGTCCGCATAGCGGAGTCCGGATGGCAGGATTCCGTCACCAACCGAGGTCGCGACGCTCGAAGGTGTGCCCCCGGCCCTTTGTCACGTCGGCTTCTCCATCCGCAGGAGGATCAGCATGACCGCAAGCACCACCCGTCGCTCGGCTGTCGGCAGGTCTCGCACAGCCGTGGCCGCGGCGGCCGCGGTCGCCGCCTCGCTGCTGCTGCTCAGTGCCTGCGGCGACCAGACGGACGCGGCCATCGCCAAGCGCGAAGCGGAGCAGAACCGCAACGTCAACGCGCCGCTGTTCAAGAAGCTGCCCAAGGACGTCCAGGAAAAGGCCATGCTCCAGGTCGGCTCGGACATCACCTACAAGCCGGTGGAATTCCGCTCCAACGGCGCGGTCGAGGGCATCGACCCGGATCTCGCGGCGGCGATGAGCAAGGCATTGGGCATCAAGCTCAACTTCAACAACGCCACCTTCGACACCCTCATGGGCGGCCTGAAGTCCAAGCGCTACGACATCGCGATGTCGGCGATGACGGACACCAAGGAGCGCCAGGAGGGCATCGACAGCAACACCGGCAAGAAGATCGGCCAGGGCGTCGACTTCATCGACTACCTCAACGTCGGTGTCTCGCTCTACACCCAGAAGGGCAAGACCAAGGGCATCGACGGCTGGGAGACGCTGTGCGGCAAGAAGCTCGCGGTGCAGCGCGGCACGGTCTCGCACGACCTGGCCAAGGACAAGTCGAAGGCCTGTGAGAAGAACGGCGAGCAGCCGATCTCCATCGAGGCCTTCGACAACGACTCCGAGGCCCAGACCCGGCTGCGCACCGCCGGTGTGGACGCCGTCTCCAGCGACTACCCGGTCGCGGCGTACGCGGTGAAGGTCTCCGGTCACGGCAAGGATTTCCAGATGGTCGGCGGCGCGCCGCTCAAGGCGGCCCCGTACGGCATCGCGGTCCCCAAGGGCAAGGAGCAGCTGCGTGACGCGCTCAAGGCCGCGGTGGAACTCGCGATCAAGAACGGCTCGTACGCCAAGGTCCTGGACAAGTGGGACGTCAAGGATGCCGCGGTCAAGAAGGTGGAGCTCAATGGCGGCTCCTGAGCCGCCGCAGGCCCACCCCTCCGCTCCGCGCACCTCCCGCCGAATGCTGAAAGGCAACACCCGTGTCAGTTGACGTCGACAAGGCGGCCCAGCCGCCGGCGGACGCTCCGCCGCCCCAGCCCGAGCCGATCAAAGCCATCCCGGTCCGCCATTACGGCCGGTGGGTGGCGGCGGTCGTCGTCCTCGGACTGATCGCCCTGCTCGGCCGGGCCTTCGCCGCCGGGAACGTCAACTGGGACGCCATCCCCCAGTACATGTTCAACGCGGACATCCTCAAGGGCCTGCGCAACACCCTGCTGATCACCGTGCTCTCGATGATCATCGGCATCGTGGGCGGCGTGATCCTGGCCGTGATGCGCCAGTCCAAGAACCCGGTCACCTCGACCGTCGCGTGGTTCTACGTCTGGTTCTTCCGCGGTACGCCGGTCTACGTCCAGCTGTTCCTCTGGTTCAACCTGGGCCTCGTCTTCCAGTACATCGACATCATGCCGATCTACAAGGACGAGTGGTCGGACTTCATGACCCCGTTCCTGTGCGCGCTGCTGGGCCTCGGGCTCAACGAGGCGGCGTACATGGCGGAGATCTGCCGGGCCGGCCTCAACGCCGTCGACGAGGGCCAGACCGAGGCGGCGCACGCGCTGGGCATGAGCCACGCCAAGACGCTGCGCCGGATCATCGTGCCGCAGGCGATGCGGGTGATCGTGCCGCCGACCGGCAACGAGGTCATCAACATGCTGAAGACCTCCTCCCTGGTCATCGCCGTCCAGTACTACGATTTGCTGCAGGCGGCGCAGAACGTCGGGCGGGACTCCGGCGTCGTGGTCGAGATGCTGATCCTCGCGGCCGCCTGGTACCTCATCGCCACCACGGTGCTCAGCATCGGCCAGTACTACCTGGAGCGCTACTACGCCCGCGGCTCCAGCCGCCAGCTCCCGCTCACTCCGCTCCAGCGCGCCAAGGCAAAGCTGTCCGGCGCCTTCAACCGTGGAGGGGTCGCATGACCGCCAGCAAGCTCACGACGACCAAGGCCGCGGGCACCAGCGGCGGCCCGATGGTCAAGGCCGAGGGCGTCCACAAGTCCTTCGGCGCGGCCCACATCCTCAAGGGCATCGACCTGGAGGTGGCGCCGCGGGAGGTCTTCTGCCTGATCGGCCCGTCCGGCTCCGGCAAGTCGACGTTCCTGCGCTGCATCAACCACCTGGAGAAGGTCAACGCCGGGCGGCTGTCCGTCGACGGCGAACTGGTCGGCTACCGCGAGCACAACGGCAAGCTCTACGAGCTGCGCGACCGGGAGGTCGCCGCCCGCCGCCGCGACATCGGCATGGTCTTCCAGCGCTTCAACCTCTTCCCGCACATGACCGCGGTGGAGAACATCATGGAGGCGCCGATCCAGGTCAAGGGCGAGTCGAAGTCCGCCGCGCGGGAGCGGGCGGTCAAGCTCCTGGACCGCGTCGGGCTGTCCGACAAGGCCGGGAACTACCCCTCGCAGCTTTCCGGCGGCCAGCAGCAGCGCGTCGCCATCGCCCGCGCGCTGGCGATGGAACCCAAGCTGATGCTCTTCGACGAGCCGACCTCGGCCCTGGACCCGGAGCTGGTCGGTGACGTCCTGGACGTCATGAAGGACCTGGCCGCGGACGGTATGACGATGATCGTCGTGACCCATGAGATGGGCTTCGCCCGGGAGGTCGGCGACTCGCTGGTCTTCATGGACGACGGAGTGGTGGTCGAATCCGGCCACCCGCGCGAGGTCCTCGGCAACCCGCAGCACGAGCGGACGAAGTCGTTCCTGTCGAAGGTGCTGTAGGAACGCGACGGCGCGGCGCCCGACGCGTCGGCCCCGGCCGGCCGGCCGGGCGCCGCCGGCCGCGGCGGGCAGTGCCCGTCGCCGTGGCGGAGTCCTCGGGCCGCGGCGGGACCCGCTCCCTCGGGAGAAGGCCCCGCCGCGGCCCGTTCTCCGGCCGCGCCGGGGCCGCGGTTCGCCGTCCCCCTACTTCAGGCCCAGCACCAGCGCGTCCGTGGGCGAGGCCCAGACCGGCCGCGCCTCGCCGAATCCCGATTCGCGCAGGACCGCCACGTGCCAGGCCGCCGAGGGGGTGTCGCCGTCCGCGTGCTCGCCGTAGATCTCGAAGCGCTCGGCGGTCGGCCCGGCCAGCCGCGGGTCGGCGGCCGCCAGCTGCCACCACTCGGCCCAGTCGACGGCACCGGCCGCCTTCGCCGCGTCCCTGCGCGCGACCCGGAAGGCCCGCTCGGCGGCGTTGATCCGCGGAGTGGCCTCCTCGGGCATGTGGTCGGCGTTCATGAAGACCCCGCCGTCCCGCACCAGGGTGCCGAGCTGCCCGTACAGTCCGCGGAGGTCCTCGGTGTGCAGCCAGTGGAGGGCGGTGGCGGTGAGCACCGCGTCGTACGAGTCGTGCGGCAGCTTGTCCGTCCACCGCGGATCCTTGAGATCGGCCCGTACGAAGCGGACCCGGCGCTCGCCGGCGAAGTACCCTTCCGCGATGGCCAGCAGCGCGGGATCCAGATCGACGCCCACACTCTCGGCCTCGGGGAACCGCTTGAGCAGCCGGTCGGAGATACTTCCCGTGCCGCAGGCGAGATCCAGTACCCGGGGCGCGGGGCCCACCAGGGCCTCGACCATGTCCAGCATCACCCGGAACCGCTCCTCGCGGTCGGGCAGGTACCACTCCTGCTGGCGGTCCCAACTGTCCTGCCACGCCTGCCAATCGGCGCCGACGACGGTCTCGGTCATCGCTTCCCCTTCAGGCCGTAATACCCTCGTACTGAGAACACCCATTACTTCGCTCAAGCACTCCGCACCTTAGCCCCCGCCCGTAAGGACTACAAGTGGAACTGGCCTATTACTCGGACTATGCCGTGCGACTGGTCAACACCGAGCAGCCCGAGCGCGGCAGCGACAGCCTCACCACGGTCGAGGCCGTGCGGGAACTCTTCGGCCCCGCCCAGCAGGTCGCCCGGCGCGCGACCGACAGCGACGTGACCCGGCTGCGCACGGTCCGCGCCCGGCTGCGCGCCGTCTTCGAGGCCGCCGACACCGGCGACGAGGTACTGGCCGTGGACCTCCTCAACGCGCTGATGATGGAGTTCCCCGTCAGCCCGCAGATCTCCGGCCACGAATACCGGGACGACGACGGCCGGCCCGACTGGCACATGCACATCGCCGACCACGCCGCCAACGCCACCGCGAGCTACGCCGCGACCGCCTGTATGGGCCTGGCGTTCCACCTCACCGAACTGGGCGTGGACCGGCTGGGCCTCTGTGAGGCGCGGCCCTGCCGCAACGCCTACCTGGACACCTCGACCAACCGCTCCCGGCGCTACTGCTCCGACCGCTGCGCCACCCGCGCCAACGTCGCCGCCTACCGCGCCCGCAAGCGCCTGGAGAGCGAGCGCTCGGCCCTCACCGGCCGGACCGCCGAGACCGCCCAGGACAGCACGCCGGCGACCGAGCGCTGAATCCCGCGCGGGGGCCGCACCCGCACCCAGGCGCGGGCGATGACCAGTTCGTCGGGAACCACCCCGAATTCCCGGCTGTCGTTCTCGACGAACGGATTGTCCCCCTGGACCCACCAGCCGCCGTCGTGCCGCTGCACGGCCCGCTTGACGATCAGCAGCTCCTGCCGGAACGGATGCCGCAGCACCACGACGTCACCGGGCCGCACCGCCGCCCCGTACTGCACCACCAGCTGATCGCCGGGCCGCAGCGTCGGCACCATCGACGGGTTGTAGACCTCGGCCAGCCCGAACGCGCGCAGGAGCCCGCCCCGCTCGTGTCCGGCCTCCGCGTCCGCACCCTGCCCCGGCCCGCGATCATGCACCTGCTCCGGCATCCCGTACCTCCCGGCCCAGCCCCGGTCCGACCCGTTCACCGGTCCATCCTCCATCAGTCCCACCTCGGCACTGGACTTTTGCCCTAAGACCCCCGGGCCGACCAAGAAAAGCCTTCCCGCACCGAGTAATCTCGCACCTGAGAAGACGATCACGAGGAAGGACAGAACATGCTTTCGCGCCTGTTCGCCCCCAAGGTGAAGGTCAGCGCCCACTGCGACCTGCCCTGCGGCGTGTACGACCCGGCCCAGGCCCGCATCGAGGCCGAGTCGGTCAAGGCCGTCCAGGAGAAGTACCAGGCCAACGAGGATGCGGACTTCCGCACCCGCGCCGTCCTGATCAAGGAGCAGCGCGCCGAGCTCGCCAAGCACCACGTCTCGGTGCTGTGGAGCGACTACTTCAAGCCCCCGCACTTCGAGAAGTACCCGGAGCTGCACCAGCTGGTCAACGACACCCTCAAGGCGCTCAGCGCCGCCAAGGGTTCCAACGACCCGAAGACGGGCGAGAAGGCGCTGGAGCTCATCGCCGAGATCGACCGGATCTTCTGGGAGACCAAGAAGGCTTGAGCCTTACCCGGGCCTTGTGACCTGCACTTTCCGGGGTCGCCTCGCCCGCCTGACCGCACTCGCGCCGCACGCCGCCCGCCAGGGCGTCCGTGACGGGGCGGGTGCGGTTTTTCTTTCGCCCCGACGGTCCGTCGGGACCGGTCCCGGTCCGGCCGCCGTGCCGGTGCCCGTGCCCCGTCGGCCGTCGCCCCGCCGGACCTCCGGCGGAGCGACGGGCCCCGGTGCCACCGGGCGTCCGGGCCGCCCGTGTAGAGGAACCGGTCGGGGGTGGCACTGCCGACGCCGGAGATCCGGTCGGTCGTGGCATTGCCGACGAGTGCGGCGTGGACCTCGGACGGGGAGGCGTCCGGGTGCACGGAGAGGTAGAGCGCGGCGGCGCCGGTCACATGCGGTGCGGCCATCGACGTCCTCGCTGCTGCTCTTCGGACCGTTGATGCTCATATTGACCACGGCGGGCTTGACGGCGTGCGCGGTGATCCAGTCGGCGGCCATTGCCGGCCGTCAGGGCGACACCGCTCCGCATCGCCCGTCCCGAAAACGACAAGGGGCCCGCCACGGGAAGTGGCGGGCCCCCAGCGGGGTCTTACGGTCAGCTCAACTGGCCGTCGTAATCAGGCAGCTTGAATCCCTTTTCGTAGTGCCCGCCCTCGAAGTCGGTGCTGCGATTGCCCACGTTGGCGACGAGCGTGTAACCCTGCTGCTCGTACTGCTTACGGCAGCCGAGTTTCACCGCGGCCTTTCCGGGACTCTGGCCCTCGGGCTTGAGGCAGAGTCCGTCGACGGTGTATCCGGCCGAGGTGAGCTGCTTGGTCGTGGAGGACCTGGAGCCGGGACTGCGGTAGGAGGCGAAAAGGACGGCCGCGCCGTGCTCGTGTGCGTACTTCGTGGCGCTGCGGATCGCCTCGATGGGCTTTCCCTTGTCGTAATGGGTGGCCAGGGACGTATTGTCGATGTCCAGGACGACGGCGGGCTTTTCACCGCTCGGGACATGGGCCAGACGCTGTTCCAGATGATGCTGGAGGTCGGCCGCAACCGGTGCGACGTCCTGCAGCCAGGCACTCTTCGACGGCAGCGAGTCCGGATGGGGCGCGGCCTGTGCCGCGGTGGGAAGTGCTGCCAGGGCGCATATCGCCGCGCCGGCCAGTGTTTGGGCACACGCCCGACGCAGGGCGCATGCGTCCTGCGCGGCACACAGGGGCTCAGATCCACTTCCTGCGCGCCGCGTACAGCGCGAGCTGGAACCGGTTGGCGGCCCCGGCCACGAGGTAGAGCTGTTCCATGTGGCGGGAGAGCGTGCGGCGGCTGACACCCAGGAGCTGCG
It contains:
- a CDS encoding zinc-binding dehydrogenase, translated to MFAAYAARIDRDQPLNGLELGERPAPDVRPGWTTVNVKAASLNHHDLWSLRGVGITDEALPMILGCDAAGVDEDGNEVVLHSVIGQTGHGVGPKEKPSILTERYQGTFAEQVTVPSWNVLPKPKELSFAEAACLPTAWLTAYRMLFTNAGVRPGDSVLVQGAGGGVATAAIVLGAAAGLRVFATSRDEAKRKRALELGAEAVFATGERLPHRVDAVIETVGAATWSHSVKSLRPHGTLVISGATSGFTPKSGELNRIFFLELKIVGSTMGSKEELASLLSFCAAKGIRPVIDSTLPLDRAREGFTKMAEGELFGKIVLTV
- a CDS encoding NAD(P)-dependent malic enzyme — protein: MAAEIVNPRSDSNTGAGAGSAPDDAFDPAFALHRGGKMAIQATVPVRDKDDLSLAYTPGVAKVCSAIAEQPELVHDYTWKSQVVAVVTDGTAVLGLGDIGPEASLPVMEGKAILFKQFGGVDAVPIALGTTDTDEIIETVVRMAPSFGGVNLEDISAPRCFEIERRLQERLDIPVFHDDQHGTAVVTLAALRNAAKLTDRSLGQLRAVISGAGAAGVAIAKILIEAGIGDVAVCDRKGVVSTDRGDLTDVKRDVAGFTNKGRLTGSLEDALDGADVFIGVSGGTVPEAAVAKMAKNSLIFAMANPTPEIHPDIAHKYAAVVATGRSDYPNQINNVLAFPGIFAGAMQVRASRITEGMKLAAAEALAAVVADELSADRVIPSPFDERVAPAVTAAVAAAARAEGVARR
- a CDS encoding ABC transporter substrate-binding protein; translated protein: MTASTTRRSAVGRSRTAVAAAAAVAASLLLLSACGDQTDAAIAKREAEQNRNVNAPLFKKLPKDVQEKAMLQVGSDITYKPVEFRSNGAVEGIDPDLAAAMSKALGIKLNFNNATFDTLMGGLKSKRYDIAMSAMTDTKERQEGIDSNTGKKIGQGVDFIDYLNVGVSLYTQKGKTKGIDGWETLCGKKLAVQRGTVSHDLAKDKSKACEKNGEQPISIEAFDNDSEAQTRLRTAGVDAVSSDYPVAAYAVKVSGHGKDFQMVGGAPLKAAPYGIAVPKGKEQLRDALKAAVELAIKNGSYAKVLDKWDVKDAAVKKVELNGGS
- a CDS encoding amino acid ABC transporter permease, with translation MSVDVDKAAQPPADAPPPQPEPIKAIPVRHYGRWVAAVVVLGLIALLGRAFAAGNVNWDAIPQYMFNADILKGLRNTLLITVLSMIIGIVGGVILAVMRQSKNPVTSTVAWFYVWFFRGTPVYVQLFLWFNLGLVFQYIDIMPIYKDEWSDFMTPFLCALLGLGLNEAAYMAEICRAGLNAVDEGQTEAAHALGMSHAKTLRRIIVPQAMRVIVPPTGNEVINMLKTSSLVIAVQYYDLLQAAQNVGRDSGVVVEMLILAAAWYLIATTVLSIGQYYLERYYARGSSRQLPLTPLQRAKAKLSGAFNRGGVA
- a CDS encoding amino acid ABC transporter ATP-binding protein: MVKAEGVHKSFGAAHILKGIDLEVAPREVFCLIGPSGSGKSTFLRCINHLEKVNAGRLSVDGELVGYREHNGKLYELRDREVAARRRDIGMVFQRFNLFPHMTAVENIMEAPIQVKGESKSAARERAVKLLDRVGLSDKAGNYPSQLSGGQQQRVAIARALAMEPKLMLFDEPTSALDPELVGDVLDVMKDLAADGMTMIVVTHEMGFAREVGDSLVFMDDGVVVESGHPREVLGNPQHERTKSFLSKVL
- a CDS encoding class I SAM-dependent methyltransferase, giving the protein MTETVVGADWQAWQDSWDRQQEWYLPDREERFRVMLDMVEALVGPAPRVLDLACGTGSISDRLLKRFPEAESVGVDLDPALLAIAEGYFAGERRVRFVRADLKDPRWTDKLPHDSYDAVLTATALHWLHTEDLRGLYGQLGTLVRDGGVFMNADHMPEEATPRINAAERAFRVARRDAAKAAGAVDWAEWWQLAAADPRLAGPTAERFEIYGEHADGDTPSAAWHVAVLRESGFGEARPVWASPTDALVLGLK
- a CDS encoding CGNR zinc finger domain-containing protein, whose translation is MELAYYSDYAVRLVNTEQPERGSDSLTTVEAVRELFGPAQQVARRATDSDVTRLRTVRARLRAVFEAADTGDEVLAVDLLNALMMEFPVSPQISGHEYRDDDGRPDWHMHIADHAANATASYAATACMGLAFHLTELGVDRLGLCEARPCRNAYLDTSTNRSRRYCSDRCATRANVAAYRARKRLESERSALTGRTAETAQDSTPATER
- the sodX gene encoding nickel-type superoxide dismutase maturation protease, whose product is MPEQVHDRGPGQGADAEAGHERGGLLRAFGLAEVYNPSMVPTLRPGDQLVVQYGAAVRPGDVVVLRHPFRQELLIVKRAVQRHDGGWWVQGDNPFVENDSREFGVVPDELVIARAWVRVRPPRGIQRSVAGVLSWAVSAVRPVRAERSLSRRLRAR
- the sodN gene encoding superoxide dismutase, Ni, which encodes MLSRLFAPKVKVSAHCDLPCGVYDPAQARIEAESVKAVQEKYQANEDADFRTRAVLIKEQRAELAKHHVSVLWSDYFKPPHFEKYPELHQLVNDTLKALSAAKGSNDPKTGEKALELIAEIDRIFWETKKA
- a CDS encoding HAD family acid phosphatase, producing the protein MSAAARSPATWNSSTSWPGPPTGSSSRCTRRAGSGSEPLCAAQDACALRRACAQTLAGAAICALAALPTAAQAAPHPDSLPSKSAWLQDVAPVAADLQHHLEQRLAHVPSGEKPAVVLDIDNTSLATHYDKGKPIEAIRSATKYAHEHGAAVLFASYRSPGSRSSTTKQLTSAGYTVDGLCLKPEGQSPGKAAVKLGCRKQYEQQGYTLVANVGNRSTDFEGGHYEKGFKLPDYDGQLS